The proteins below come from a single Leifsonia sp. 1010 genomic window:
- a CDS encoding helix-turn-helix transcriptional regulator, whose protein sequence is MERAESTTEERATGRGERTLFDQAWSELDDALASDGPDAATEVARRRWFDLLAGPVPDRAATIQGLPRGSLTGRPLLALLAGHTDPTTLPHRAGGLRRVGESTAALQDTGPELRRIDRAILLADQAQVHLALGRAQSAAAAARGAATELEHLSADDRRNADTVSGLHTHVGTSLLYTGNGGEALAAFERGLAHAHPLATGPSLGNVVMLALLNARNGDGGEAREHIRTARSRARQLRHDDAMLLSVAEAILALDDLDQDAAREHLADAAVDLRTTPHWMPYAVTAATLELVCGHPGRGLAHLDQTIGGRGAEGRSGAVRAALATARAVLELALGHPDSAEAVLERDAGEVEKRIGSARVQLFLGRHGAALQQLRPLSNAVLTTRRRAEAVALEAAALLRFSDEDRVTSVVDHLGAIIERSGLLLPLALLPAADLARVTHALAALGYGETLELDRIGALVRGKGPDIPLTPRETAVLATLLQHPSHSAIAAALNVSVNTVKSQLRSVYRKLGVSTRDEAIAVALDRHLLVERE, encoded by the coding sequence GTGGAACGAGCAGAAAGCACAACGGAAGAACGTGCGACCGGCCGCGGAGAGCGAACACTGTTCGACCAGGCCTGGTCCGAACTGGATGACGCCCTCGCGTCCGATGGTCCTGATGCGGCGACGGAGGTGGCCCGTCGTCGATGGTTCGACCTCCTGGCCGGCCCGGTTCCGGATCGCGCCGCGACGATCCAGGGGCTGCCACGCGGGTCGCTGACCGGGCGGCCGCTGCTGGCGCTGCTGGCCGGCCACACCGACCCCACCACGCTCCCGCACCGCGCGGGTGGTCTGCGGCGGGTCGGCGAGTCCACCGCCGCGCTCCAGGACACCGGCCCCGAACTGCGCCGGATCGATCGGGCCATCCTGCTGGCCGACCAGGCGCAGGTGCACCTCGCGCTCGGCCGTGCGCAGAGCGCCGCGGCCGCGGCGCGAGGTGCCGCGACCGAGCTCGAGCACCTCAGCGCGGACGACCGCCGGAACGCGGACACGGTGAGCGGCCTGCACACGCACGTGGGCACGAGCCTGCTGTACACGGGCAACGGCGGGGAGGCGCTGGCCGCGTTCGAACGCGGCCTGGCGCACGCTCATCCTCTCGCCACCGGGCCGTCGCTCGGCAACGTCGTGATGCTCGCCCTGCTCAACGCGAGGAACGGCGACGGCGGAGAGGCGAGAGAGCACATCCGCACGGCTCGCTCGCGTGCTCGGCAGCTCCGGCACGACGACGCCATGCTGCTGAGCGTCGCCGAGGCGATCCTCGCCCTCGACGACCTCGATCAGGATGCGGCGAGGGAGCACCTCGCCGACGCGGCGGTCGACCTGCGGACGACCCCGCACTGGATGCCCTACGCCGTCACGGCCGCGACGCTCGAACTGGTCTGCGGTCACCCCGGCCGCGGACTCGCCCACCTCGATCAGACGATCGGGGGACGAGGCGCGGAGGGCCGGTCGGGCGCCGTGCGGGCAGCGCTCGCGACCGCTCGGGCGGTGCTCGAGCTGGCTCTCGGTCATCCCGATTCGGCGGAGGCCGTGCTCGAACGCGACGCCGGCGAGGTCGAGAAGCGAATCGGCTCGGCGCGCGTGCAGCTCTTCCTCGGCCGGCATGGGGCCGCGCTGCAACAGCTGCGGCCCCTCTCCAACGCGGTGCTGACGACCCGCCGGCGCGCCGAGGCGGTCGCCCTGGAGGCGGCGGCGCTGCTGCGCTTCTCCGACGAGGACCGCGTGACGTCGGTCGTCGACCACCTCGGCGCCATCATCGAACGGAGCGGGCTGCTGCTGCCCCTCGCACTGCTCCCGGCGGCGGATCTCGCCCGCGTGACGCACGCCCTCGCCGCCCTCGGGTACGGCGAGACGCTGGAGCTCGACCGGATCGGAGCTCTGGTGCGCGGAAAGGGACCCGACATCCCGCTGACGCCGCGGGAGACGGCCGTCCTCGCGACGCTGCTGCAGCATCCATCGCACAGTGCGATCGCGGCTGCGCTCAATGTGTCGGTGAACACCGTCAAGTCGCAGCTGCGGAGCGTCTACCGCAAGCTGGGCGTCTCCACGCGCGATGAGGCGATCGCGGTCGCGCTCGATCGCCACCTGCTGGTGGAGAGGGAGTGA
- a CDS encoding sigma-70 family RNA polymerase sigma factor — MRENDENETVSDRSDTDLVESARAGDDDAFAELWLRHASAGRTVARSFSTEDPDDVVAEAYARILKAVRDGRGPSAGFRPYLFTTIRNVAAAWGGARRDVPIEDATTIEDPETTEAASMDALDRSLTARAFRSLPQRWQEVLWYSEVEGMSPATVAPLLGLTPNGTAALAYRAREGLRQAWIQAHISASPEGSDCRWTTERLGAYSRGALGKRETARLERHLTECAKCSIVAAEAQNVGSRLTLVLLPLLLGVGGAAAYAASLQRGAAAVAGGAVGGAVAAGGGAGGSVGGGSGASGGHSAGAAGTARAGRSARSGGHGAAFGVGATIVGVAAAAGVVGAVVLGPQLFASTRQEVTAAQPTDAPSAAVPDAPGATGGTTPEPQAPVGSPPPVAPVVPDPAREDAPPVARPVVPAVPAVPAVPTASVPAVVPPVAPPVGPPAVPPAAPVVASTFPSGFETAATSLALTGSGAPGATIAVTGSPVASAARVATSSSSTSSSAVLGSATVAPDGSWSLDADLGGLADGTWDLSVTQTRSGLTSAPASVRIGVDRTALPPVIFSADTGAGDLAARLAPILTGTAEPGATIVVSDHGTAVATVTAGADGAWTSPELIAISPAYSLTARETDVLGNVSAESAPLVGTAIVPTVTALGSPGTVAITVHGLRGSTVQVWADGESTPYTLTLDAAGDASQVYSWTAGDHRIGAVYLSGARHGVLSDVPVTLP, encoded by the coding sequence GTGCGCGAAAACGACGAGAACGAGACCGTGTCCGACCGTTCGGACACGGACCTCGTCGAGTCCGCGCGCGCCGGAGACGACGACGCGTTCGCCGAGCTGTGGCTCCGTCACGCTTCCGCCGGCCGGACGGTGGCCCGCTCGTTCAGCACCGAGGACCCGGATGACGTCGTCGCCGAGGCCTACGCCCGCATCCTGAAGGCGGTTCGGGACGGGCGCGGACCGAGCGCCGGGTTCCGGCCCTACCTCTTCACCACGATCCGCAACGTCGCCGCAGCCTGGGGCGGCGCCCGGCGTGATGTCCCGATCGAAGACGCGACGACGATCGAAGACCCGGAGACGACCGAAGCGGCCAGCATGGATGCGCTCGACCGGTCGCTCACCGCCCGCGCGTTCCGCTCGCTCCCGCAGCGCTGGCAGGAGGTGCTCTGGTACAGCGAGGTCGAGGGGATGAGCCCGGCCACCGTCGCACCGCTGCTCGGCCTGACCCCGAACGGCACGGCGGCGCTGGCGTACCGGGCGCGCGAAGGGCTGCGCCAGGCGTGGATCCAGGCGCACATCTCGGCCAGCCCAGAAGGATCCGACTGCCGCTGGACCACCGAACGCCTCGGCGCCTACAGCCGCGGCGCACTCGGAAAACGCGAGACCGCGCGGCTCGAACGGCACCTGACCGAATGCGCCAAGTGCTCCATCGTGGCGGCGGAAGCGCAGAACGTGGGCTCTCGGCTGACGCTCGTGCTGCTTCCGCTGCTGCTCGGCGTGGGCGGGGCGGCGGCGTACGCGGCCAGCCTGCAGCGCGGGGCGGCGGCGGTGGCGGGCGGTGCGGTCGGGGGTGCGGTGGCGGCCGGCGGCGGGGCCGGCGGGAGCGTCGGCGGCGGGTCGGGTGCCTCAGGCGGCCATTCCGCCGGGGCGGCGGGTACGGCGCGCGCCGGGCGGTCGGCCCGGAGTGGCGGGCATGGAGCCGCCTTCGGCGTCGGCGCGACCATCGTCGGAGTGGCGGCGGCGGCCGGTGTCGTCGGCGCGGTCGTCCTGGGGCCGCAGCTCTTCGCATCCACTCGACAGGAGGTGACCGCAGCGCAGCCGACGGATGCCCCGTCGGCTGCGGTGCCGGACGCGCCCGGTGCGACGGGCGGCACCACGCCGGAGCCGCAAGCGCCTGTGGGCTCGCCGCCGCCGGTCGCGCCCGTGGTGCCCGACCCGGCTCGTGAGGATGCGCCACCGGTCGCGCGGCCGGTCGTGCCGGCGGTGCCGGCGGTGCCGGCGGTGCCGACCGCCTCGGTGCCGGCCGTCGTGCCGCCGGTCGCGCCGCCGGTCGGTCCTCCGGCCGTTCCGCCGGCGGCACCCGTCGTCGCCTCGACCTTCCCCTCGGGCTTCGAGACCGCCGCGACGTCCCTCGCCCTGACCGGGAGCGGCGCACCCGGTGCCACCATCGCCGTCACCGGATCGCCCGTGGCATCGGCCGCCCGGGTGGCGACCTCCTCGTCCTCCACCTCGTCGTCGGCCGTTCTGGGCAGCGCGACGGTCGCGCCCGACGGCTCGTGGAGCCTCGACGCCGACCTGGGCGGACTCGCGGACGGCACCTGGGACCTCTCCGTCACGCAGACACGGAGCGGCCTGACCTCGGCACCCGCGTCCGTGCGGATCGGCGTCGACCGCACGGCGCTTCCGCCCGTCATCTTCAGCGCGGACACGGGCGCCGGAGACCTCGCCGCCCGGCTCGCGCCCATCCTCACCGGCACGGCGGAGCCCGGTGCGACGATCGTGGTGTCCGACCACGGCACGGCGGTCGCCACCGTCACAGCCGGTGCGGACGGCGCGTGGACGTCTCCCGAGCTGATCGCGATCTCACCCGCGTACAGCCTGACGGCCCGGGAGACGGACGTGCTCGGCAACGTCTCGGCCGAATCCGCACCGCTTGTCGGGACGGCGATCGTGCCGACCGTCACCGCCCTGGGGTCACCCGGGACCGTCGCGATCACCGTGCACGGCCTCCGCGGTTCGACGGTGCAGGTCTGGGCCGACGGCGAGTCGACGCCGTACACGCTCACCCTCGACGCGGCGGGGGATGCGTCCCAGGTCTACAGCTGGACCGCGGGCGACCACCGCATCGGCGCCGTGTACCTCTCCGGCGCGCGCCACGGCGTCCTCAGCGACGTGCCCGTCACGCTGCCCTGA
- a CDS encoding UBP-type zinc finger domain-containing protein, giving the protein MTDHARTEAIDPSVPPSGPGCVECTQTGSWWLHLRRCAACGHVGCCDDSLNTHATKHAEATGHPIIRSYEPGEDWFWDYRRQGFVGGPELAPPLSHPEDQTVPGPAERVPHDWERQLEQRP; this is encoded by the coding sequence ATGACCGACCACGCCCGCACCGAAGCGATCGACCCGAGCGTTCCGCCCTCGGGCCCCGGCTGCGTCGAATGCACGCAGACCGGCAGCTGGTGGCTCCACCTCCGGCGCTGCGCCGCCTGCGGTCACGTCGGCTGCTGCGACGACTCGCTGAACACCCACGCAACGAAGCACGCAGAGGCCACGGGGCATCCCATCATCCGCAGCTACGAGCCCGGCGAGGACTGGTTCTGGGACTACCGCCGTCAGGGCTTCGTCGGCGGCCCCGAACTCGCGCCGCCGCTCAGCCACCCGGAGGACCAGACCGTCCCCGGCCCCGCGGAGCGCGTTCCGCACGATTGGGAGCGCCAGCTGGAGCAGCGCCCGTAA
- a CDS encoding MBL fold metallo-hydrolase, which produces MTVRIELIGGPTALIELGGLRILTDPTFDPPGDHPVGERVLVKTTGPSRTPEQIGAVDLVLLSHDQHPDNLDDRGRVFVRDAPLTVSTTAAAERVEGTVRGLGPWTHLTIPRPDGSELRVHAVPAQHGPDGTEASSGPVLGFVLAGDGMPTVYVSGDNASLRVVEEVAENLGPIDVAVLHVGAARTARLDAFLTLAAEKAARAAALLGDAVVVPVHAEGWAHFTQGQEDVRTAFAEHGLTARLRMVPPGGIVELDERTEQTDDPDDTDHTEEPR; this is translated from the coding sequence ATGACCGTCCGCATCGAACTGATCGGCGGCCCGACGGCCCTGATCGAGCTGGGCGGCCTCCGCATCCTCACCGATCCGACGTTCGACCCGCCGGGCGACCACCCTGTCGGCGAACGCGTGCTGGTGAAGACGACCGGGCCGAGCCGAACCCCGGAGCAGATCGGCGCAGTGGATCTGGTGCTCCTCTCGCACGACCAGCACCCGGACAACCTCGACGACCGGGGGCGCGTGTTCGTCCGCGACGCACCGCTGACGGTGAGCACGACAGCAGCCGCCGAGCGCGTCGAAGGGACGGTTCGCGGGCTCGGCCCGTGGACGCACCTGACCATCCCGCGCCCGGACGGTTCGGAGTTGCGGGTGCACGCCGTGCCCGCACAGCACGGGCCGGACGGCACCGAGGCGTCGTCGGGTCCGGTTCTCGGATTCGTCCTGGCCGGCGACGGGATGCCGACGGTGTACGTGAGCGGCGACAACGCCTCGCTGCGTGTCGTCGAGGAGGTCGCCGAGAACCTCGGGCCGATCGACGTCGCGGTGCTCCACGTCGGCGCAGCACGCACGGCGCGCTTGGATGCGTTCCTCACGTTGGCCGCGGAGAAGGCGGCCCGCGCGGCTGCCCTGTTGGGCGACGCCGTCGTCGTCCCGGTGCACGCGGAGGGCTGGGCGCACTTCACCCAGGGCCAGGAGGACGTGCGTACCGCGTTCGCGGAGCACGGCTTGACCGCTCGGCTGCGTATGGTCCCGCCGGGCGGGATCGTGGAACTCGACGAACGCACCGAACAGACCGACGACCCCGACGACACCGACCACACCGAGGAGCCGCGATGA
- a CDS encoding helix-turn-helix transcriptional regulator — protein sequence MMDSGGSVDDETVGDSGPERSSADRVALDALKDAVDAGDWDAATGAVRTGWFPLVSGHGEATRLLLEQVPTSELRSHPLLAMLLGIAYNGLGFHRVRALRYFVIAVRSARSPRNAALSPVDRALIRSAEASAYRLIGRPGMAIGPADAAVATLDRLGEDERRQLTELPRMYAQVGISLYYAGEVEQAMETFSKGLAASPTTPPSPGFGNLAMLAGIHALQGDLPEARAHVEYARTGPWTDRQRRMYTGTFYQLAEAMLALERLDAATAREHLAEMEHDRRSIEHWVAEARVEALALLVDGRPGEALAGLEAYASMRAGEARSASARHELGRMRALQQLALGNPDAASVIVERDTVAGPDQHIARARVHVSLGRNGSALSELRAAVRGPLTARQTAEAAALEAAVLLRLAPTSRTRGVVEHLGAVLERTGQRLALALLPADDLDRVVSALDDVGYGQVTRDVPLRSLLPVAEPDLLLTDRELAVLAELMKTGSVAEIAAALVVSANTVKSQLRSVYRKLGVNSREDAIAVALTRNLLVERD from the coding sequence ATGATGGATTCGGGAGGATCAGTGGACGACGAGACGGTCGGCGACTCGGGGCCCGAGCGCTCATCCGCCGACCGGGTGGCGCTCGACGCCCTCAAGGACGCGGTCGACGCCGGCGACTGGGACGCGGCGACCGGGGCCGTCCGCACCGGATGGTTCCCGCTGGTCAGCGGGCACGGTGAGGCCACCCGCCTCCTGCTCGAGCAGGTCCCGACCTCGGAGCTCCGGTCGCACCCGCTCCTTGCCATGCTGCTGGGCATCGCCTACAACGGACTCGGTTTCCACCGGGTGCGCGCGCTGCGCTACTTCGTGATCGCCGTCCGCTCGGCCCGATCACCGCGCAACGCCGCCCTGAGTCCCGTGGACCGCGCCCTGATCCGGTCCGCCGAGGCGAGCGCGTACCGGTTGATCGGGCGGCCGGGAATGGCGATCGGTCCCGCCGACGCGGCCGTCGCGACGCTCGACCGCCTCGGTGAGGACGAGCGCCGACAGCTGACCGAGCTTCCGCGCATGTACGCGCAGGTGGGCATCTCGCTCTACTACGCAGGCGAGGTGGAGCAGGCGATGGAGACCTTCTCCAAAGGACTGGCCGCCTCCCCCACCACACCGCCCTCCCCGGGGTTCGGCAACCTCGCCATGCTCGCGGGCATCCATGCGCTCCAGGGCGACCTGCCCGAAGCACGAGCGCACGTCGAGTACGCCCGCACCGGCCCGTGGACGGACCGGCAGCGGAGGATGTACACGGGCACCTTCTACCAGCTGGCCGAGGCGATGCTCGCGCTCGAGCGGTTGGACGCCGCCACGGCGCGGGAACATCTCGCCGAGATGGAGCACGACCGGCGGAGCATCGAGCACTGGGTCGCCGAGGCGCGCGTCGAAGCGCTCGCCCTGCTGGTGGACGGCAGACCCGGCGAGGCCCTGGCCGGGCTTGAGGCGTATGCGTCGATGAGGGCCGGCGAGGCGCGGTCGGCCTCCGCACGCCATGAACTCGGCCGGATGCGCGCCCTGCAGCAACTCGCGCTCGGCAACCCCGACGCCGCCTCCGTCATCGTCGAACGGGACACGGTCGCGGGCCCCGACCAGCACATCGCCCGCGCGCGGGTCCACGTCTCGCTCGGCCGGAACGGATCGGCGCTGAGCGAACTGCGTGCGGCGGTGCGCGGCCCCCTCACCGCGCGGCAGACCGCGGAGGCGGCCGCCCTGGAGGCTGCGGTGCTGCTCCGGCTCGCGCCCACCTCCCGCACCCGCGGCGTCGTGGAGCACCTGGGGGCGGTGCTGGAGCGCACCGGACAACGACTGGCGCTGGCCCTGCTCCCCGCAGACGACCTCGACCGGGTCGTGTCCGCCCTCGACGACGTCGGCTACGGCCAGGTGACCCGCGATGTACCGCTGCGCTCGCTGCTCCCGGTCGCCGAGCCGGACCTGCTGCTCACCGACCGCGAGCTCGCCGTGCTGGCGGAGCTGATGAAGACGGGATCCGTCGCGGAGATCGCCGCAGCCCTCGTGGTGTCGGCAAACACGGTCAAGTCGCAGCTGCGAAGCGTTTACCGAAAGCTCGGGGTCAACAGCCGGGAGGATGCGATCGCGGTCGCGCTGACGCGCAACCTGCTCGTCGAGCGCGACTGA